TCGTGCCGTAGCACTGCCCGCAGGGGGCTTGGCCACTTGGGGCGTAATTCTGACAGCCCTTGTGTTGTTTTTATGCCTCCATATCGGGTTGGGGTGGTCTTTAGAGCTCTCTATCCTTCTTTCTGTCATCATTTCGTCAACAGATGCGGCCGCTATTTTTTCTATCCTACGTCGTCAGTCCTTACCTACAAAACTTTCTTCTACTGTAGAAATTGAAAGCGCGGCTAACGACCCTATGGCGGTGTTATTGACCACAGTGGCAGTAGCAAGTCTAAGTGGTGGTGAGAGTTTTGGTCTTACAACGGTTCTGTCTTTTTTCTGGAAGTTTGGGGTAGGACCTATCATTGGTTTTCTTATTGCTCGTTGTGCTGTGTGGACCTTCAACCGCTTAACCACACAAGACAGAGGCTACTATTACATTTTATTTATCGCCTTTGTTCTTCTTATGTTTGGCGTATCCGAGATGGCTCAAGCCAGTGGTATGCTTGCGGTGTTTACGGGTGGTTATGTTCTGGGAAATTCTACTTATGTGCATCGACGAGGTGTTTTGAATTTTTCAGATGCCGTTTCTACCACAGCAAACATCGGGATGTTTGTGTTAATGGGAGTCTTAGTATTCCCCAAACAATTAGCAAACGTTTGGCTTGAAGGGACTCTTTTGTTCTTAGCCCTTTCTTTTGTTGCGCGTCCTGTAGCAGTTTTTGTGGGAACTTTGGGCATGGGCATTAAAATTCGGCATAAAATATTTGCGAGTTGGGCAGGTCTGCGTGGAGCCGTACCTATTGTTCTTGCCACTTATCCCGCAGCGGCAGGGATGGATATCGCCAACGATGTGTTTAATCTTGTTTTCTTTGCTGTTCTTCTTTCAATCATGATTCAAGGTTCTACACTGGGCATGGTAGCCAAGTGGTTAAAGCTTTCGCTTCCTGCGCGCCCCAAGCCACTTGACCTCCTCCCCAAAAAGAAGGCCATGGGTATCTTTAGAAGCGTCGTGACAAGTGGTCCTTAAAGCCCTAAGGAGGATAAATGAAAAAAACAAGATACACAGAAGAACAGATCGTGCACGCCCTTCGCAGAGCCGAGTCTGGCGAACGAGCCAAGGAAGTTTGTCGTAGCCTAGGAATAACCGAGCAAACTTTTTATACATGGAAGAAGAAGTATGCAGGGTTAGGGATAAGTGAGCTACGCAAGCTAAAACAGCAAGAAGACGAGATTCGTCGTTTAAAGAACCTAGTAGCAGACCTCATGCTGGATAAACAAATGCTCCAAGAGGTGGTTCAAAAAAAGCTCTAAAACCTGCTAAGAGACGCGATCTTGGTCAGTGGTTGGTCAAGAATTTTCGCGTGAGCCATCGTAGAGTTTGCAGGTTATTGCGTCTGGCTCGGTCAACATATGACTATAAGAACCACCCTAGAGATGATCGTGCAGTTCGGGAAAAGATCATCAGCATAGCGCAATCAAGGCCACGTTATGGCTGTCCACGCATACATGTCTTACTTAGGCGTGAAGGCTGGAAGGTTAATCACAAAAGGGTTCATAGGATTTATAAGGAAGAGCAGTTATGGGTACGCACCAAGAAAGTTCGTCGCAGAAAATTTACAACTGAGCTAAGAGTTACACCTCCTACCCCGACCAATCTTAATCAAGTTTGGACAATGGATTTTGTGCATGACCAGTTGATTGATGGCCGTAAGATACGGATGTTAACCATAGTTGATAAGTTGAGTCGAGAAAGCCTAGCAATTGATTCTGGGTATGGCCTTAAATCAGAACAGGTTATAGAAACACTAGAGCGTTTAAAAATTTTCAGAGGAATTCCAGAGGTTATATGTGTAGACAATGGGAGTGAATTTACATCAAAAAAACTTGATCAGTGGGCTTATATAAATGAAGTAAAGTTACATTTTATTAGACCTGGAAAGCCTACAGAAAATGGGCACATAGAATCGTTTAACGGTAGACTTA
This region of Pseudobdellovibrionaceae bacterium genomic DNA includes:
- a CDS encoding IS3 family transposase (programmed frameshift), yielding MKKTRYTEEQIVHALRRAESGERAKEVCRSLGITEQTFYTWKKKYAGLGISELRKLKQQEDEIRRLKNLVADLMLDKQMLQEVVQKKPLKPAKRRDLGQWLVKNFRVSHRRVCRLLRLARSTYDYKNHPRDDRAVREKIISIAQSRPRYGCPRIHVLLRREGWKVNHKRVHRIYKEEQLWVRTKKVRRRKFTTELRVTPPTPTNLNQVWTMDFVHDQLIDGRKIRMLTIVDKLSRESLAIDSGYGLKSEQVIETLERLKIFRGIPEVICVDNGSEFTSKKLDQWAYINEVKLHFIRPGKPTENGHIESFNGRLRDEFLNANLFSSLEDFQRKAERWRIEYNNWRPHSSIGNLTPREFARRRMNKQTAC
- a CDS encoding potassium/proton antiporter, coding for MDVAYIIFPILLIAVVLASVWLERWSVPIILVALGAGILFGSDFLNLMAFDNFVLANQIANLALVFILFNGGLLTKRVDFRAVALPAGGLATWGVILTALVLFLCLHIGLGWSLELSILLSVIISSTDAAAIFSILRRQSLPTKLSSTVEIESAANDPMAVLLTTVAVASLSGGESFGLTTVLSFFWKFGVGPIIGFLIARCAVWTFNRLTTQDRGYYYILFIAFVLLMFGVSEMAQASGMLAVFTGGYVLGNSTYVHRRGVLNFSDAVSTTANIGMFVLMGVLVFPKQLANVWLEGTLLFLALSFVARPVAVFVGTLGMGIKIRHKIFASWAGLRGAVPIVLATYPAAAGMDIANDVFNLVFFAVLLSIMIQGSTLGMVAKWLKLSLPARPKPLDLLPKKKAMGIFRSVVTSGP